AGGAACAGCGGGCTATATTCGCCCTGCTTCCTAGTGCCAAAAAGGATGGGGGGAATGAGGCGACTATTGGATTTATGCACTCTCAATGAGATCGTAGTCTAAAGGCCATTTCGAATGCTTACGTCAAAACGTCTGCTGGATTGTATCCACAACAAATACTTTTGTGTAAGTATAGACCTAAAGAACGCGTACTTTCATGTGCCGGTGCATCTACCTCATAGGAAGTTTCTGTGTTTCACCTGTCAATGGGTGGCATAGGAATATGCAATGATGCCATTTGGGGTACGTCCTGGCACCCCGCAACTTTTCCAAATGCGTGGAGGCGGCATTGGAACCGTTGCATCATCAGGGGATAAGGCTACTATCCTACCTAGAAGACCTAATGGTTGTCGACACGTCAGCAGAGCTGGCGATCACACACACGACACAGACAGTGATTCATCTCACACGTCTGAGGTTCGCTGTGAATTGGGAAAAGAGCGTGCCTTGGCCCAGTCATCGGATTGTCTACCTGGGGTTACACCTAGACACCGACAATGAAGGCTCGAATTTCAGATCCTCAGCTGGCTGCCTTGTTGCTAGCCCTACGAAAGTTTTATCCGAATGACATGGTGACAGCGCATTCCGTCATTACACTTTTGGGTCTCATGTCGTCTGGCCACTCTGTGGTTCCGCTGGGACTTCTGCACATGCGCAGAACATAGCGATGGTTTGCCTAACTACGACTGGACTAAGTGAGGCATCGTCGTCGGTTGTTGGTAGTTTCCCTCTTGCGCAGCGCGAACCTGCACTATTGGAGGACGCAAGGGGTTCCAATAGGCAGTGTCCTCCTACATTCCAGTGTTTACAGGCGCTTGTCTGACTGGATGGGGAGGGACATGCCAGGCTCAGGCGGTCGGAGGTGTGTGGCCTCCCTCGGGGCGCCCCATCAACCTCCTAGAGTTGGAGACAGATCTACTGGTTCAGACCAGGCGGGCTGTCAATCATATTGATAGCCCCGGATTGCCCAGCGTCTCTTGAGGTACACAGAGATGACGCAAATGTTGATTGCGCCATCATGGTTATAATATTGtttatggtaaaaaaaaaaaaaagtaacttTCACGTATTTGAGCTTAAAACAATACAGTAAGTCCTTTTATTCAACCATATATCCACAAAAGGAACATATAAGACCACAGAACAACAAGATAGCCATTTCCAGAGTTATGAACCTCATTTTTAAGCCAAAGATAAATTCTCTGTCCTAAAAATATGTTGGTTGTGAGAACAACCACTCACTAACCAGGTTGCCATTCAAcctttttatgtgagtaaagAACGTTGGATTTAAAAAAAGTAACAGGCCTTTTGGAAACAGCAAATTGTGTTaactttccaaatgtcaacaaaacacaAAAGGCTAGACAAGGTGGGAACACTGTGTTTCTGGAAAATTAATTACAcgagaaatggcagtggaaacaCCTTCATACTCAAATGttaatataataaccatcatatcaaagtaaacttggagttaCGTGATGGTAACATCTCTAGTTGAAAAATGCGCATATCGTTTTAGAAAATgtacatgaaaatctgtcaccaattggataaAAACCTAGCTACTGTGATAAAGAGAAAGTTCATTTAATTTGTGACATTTCATCAAACATAAGGGACAGTACATTGACTTAAGAATTTCAAAAAGTAAAATCTACTCTAGAAAAAAATGTCAGAAATGCATTGAGAACAGGAGAATTCTGGGATATATCCAATAGCTGGGACAATCTTTAATTGTGTCCACTATATGGGGCAAACAAAAATAAATCACACTTTGAATCTGGGGCACATGGCATAGTTATATCACAAGTCCGCTTAGCAGAAGACTCAATATTATACGGTGCTGTAATAGGCACTAGGCAGTCATTGCTTCTTGCTAGGTTTGGCCAATAGGGCAGGATCAATGTCCTCTGCAGAAAGCCCTACGGTGGAGAAAAGGCGAGCAGCGCGCTCGGACAGGGTTCCCCCACACTTCATCCCCCGTGCAATCAGTTCTGCCTTTAGCCTGTCCAACCCCAAAGTCTCCAACTCCTTGTCTGAGTGCACTGCCTGGAGGTCTAAGGGCCCATCTTCACACTGCATACCAGGGGAGAAACACACATGAGTTAATCTTTAAAAGTAACTGTTCATTACACTGTTCTATTTTGCACGACTGCAGCTGGTCTTTAAAACATCTTTGGTCATCCCAACATCTCATTTGCATTATGCTCACAAGGAAAGCTGCTTAATTTCTGGAATGACCCAGAACAATGAAGGAGCAAGTATGGGTGGATAATGAAAATGGCCCAAGAGGACAAATCTTGAGtggaacataaaaaaaaaaactcacagCGGCTTGGTTGACGCTACTCTGAGCTGCACTTAGATTGTCGGTCTTTGGGAATGTTTCTTCTGTGGGGACCACATCCTTCTGCTCCCCACTACCACTGGTAGCAATCTCTGCTTGAGATTGTGTCTGCACCTCGGCTGGGCTCTCTGGAGAGCTGGGTCCTGAGATGGAGTTGCTGCTTGCCCTAGGAGCTTCTGGAGTTGCCGtttgttccgctctgctctgagAGGCTGATGTGTGAGCTGACGTTGCTCCCGTTACGGGACAATCGGGTACCCCTGAACCGGAAGCAGATGTGGAGGGAGAGTTCCCGCTGTCGCTTGCATCATCGTCATCCTCAGAGCTGTCGAGGTCATCCAGGCCACCAACACCAGTCCTGTATAATCCAAAACATTTCACTATCAGTTTTGTCCCCATGACAttttttgggaatgttttaattttTTAAGAAGCTTtaaagattattattatttattttatttacaaaaaaaagttAAACCAAGGTGACAAAGCTCATTCACCAAAAGCATTTCTTCTTGCTTTTCCCTTGGCCTTTGTTTGGAGGTGGCTTTTTGCGTTTCGGTGCCTCGTCTACTTTCACTAGTCCGCTGGAAGAGGCTTGCATTCCTAAAAAACAGACTGTTAGACTCACCCTTGAATTAGTTCTATGGAACAAACAGCTCTTTACATTGTAATCATTTTCCACAGCACAGATCATTAAGAAAcgtatatacagcaccagtcaaaagtttgaatacacctactcattcaagggttttaatttatttggactattttctacatggtagaataatagtgaagacaacaaaactatgaaataacatatggaatcatgtagtaagcaaaatgtgttaaatatattctgatttgtctatttgagattcttctcaatcgctgcagaaggctgtggtagccatgctggttaagcgtgccttgaattctaaataaatcactgacagtgtcaccagcaaagcacccccaagccataacacctcctgctccatgctttacagtgggaaatacacatacAGAGATCACCCGTTCACCGACACTGCGTCTCACAAGGACACGGccattggaaccaaaaatctccaatttggactcatcagaccggtctaatatccattgctcgcgtttcttggcccaaggaagtctcttcttattattggtgtcctttagtgttggtttcttcgcagcaattcgaccatgaaggcctatttcagtctcctttgaacagttgatgttgagatgggtctgttactcgaattctgtgaagcatttatttgggctggaatTTCTGATtcagctgcgccactcgggagccataatatggacttggtcttttaccaaataggtctaggcgctgcatctcagtgctagaggtgtcactacatacACTCTGGTTCGACTCTGTAAAGccccctctaccttgtcacaacacaactgattggctcaaatgcattaaggaaagaaattccacaaattaacgtttaacaaggcacaccttaattgaaatgcattccaggtgactacctcatgaagttggttgacagaatgccaagagcgtgcaaagttgtcaaggcaaagggtggctactttgaggaatctaacatctaaaacatattttgatttgttgaacagtTTTTGGATTACTACATGATcacatagctttgatgtcttcactattattacaatgtagaaaatagtaaaaaattaagaaaaatccttgaatgagtaggtgttcaaaaACGTGTGcccagtagtgtatatataaatatatctcCATAAAAATTACACCAGGGGCTCTGCACTGTTTGGCCCTGTGCAGCTTCCGTGTGTCTCAGAGGGGTTGGGTGAAAGACAAACATTACCATTCTTACAAATGGACAATAAACATACTATTCTACCATTTCATTCTAAATAACCATTTGAAATTCGTGCCTTTTAAAACGGAGTCCTCCAGGCGTTCTGAGAGATCGTGGCACTGCTTCTCGTACTCTGGGTCTGTAAAGTGATGCTTGGGCTCGGCCAGCTTCCTCTGCAGTCTCTCCAGACGCCTTTGCTCTTTCTCTGCCTCGCGGTCTGCCTGCTTCTTAAGCCACTCTGCCAtcctgaagacacacacacacacacaatatgactACATTTTCATTACCTATTTATTCATCCCATTGTACCAAAAGTGCAAACTGACGATCAAATCCAACAGGTGAGCTTCATCAAAAAACCCTATTTCGAAAAATAATTCAAATACCAGATAAAATTGAGTCTGTGGGTGACCATCTTACTCTTTCTCATGGTTGACATCTCTTAGTCTCCTTCCGCTTAGGTCTCTGCAGGCTTCGCGGTTTGTGGTCTTCTCAATTTGTGCCCCAAGAGCCCTAAGCATAGACCCAAAGCCTGCCAGTTACAAATAATGGAACAGTTAGTTCTTCATTTACTCACTTATTCAGAATGTAAGCAACATTTCACACCTGTCCACTAACTTTAGGCTTAACAGTAAATTATCATTTTcttaagtagctagctaactagaagTTATAGTAATGAACCTGTTACTGTAAGTCTAAGGGACAAGCAGACTTTAAAAACTACTTAGTTACCTCCTTTCCCTCCACAGAGACGAGGTTCCAGTCGATACACCGCTCCAGCCTGCAATTTCTCATCAAGCTCTGATAGTCGTCCATTATTCTTGACATAGAGATCCGATGACGGGATTCCCTGACAAGTATAGAAGAAACATTAGGCAAGTAGCTAGCTAGTAGGGACGTAATGATTGAACAAACATTTGAACCGGGGACTGATGTGAAAGATATGAGTACGGTTGGTCTTCAGGACTCCAAACCGATCCAAATGTAGAATAGGCCAGGAAAACGATTCAAACGTTACGAATCACAAGttccattttttgttgttgctcaaaTTACTTTCTACCTTCGGAAAATAACTAATCTTTGGTAACAACTGCATTCTCTCCTTCAGTGTAGAACTAAGCATTTAATTGTGTTGACAGTCATTGAGCTACAACCCCAGGCAATATCAGTAGCCATGTCAAATCGCACGCTGTATGCAGCTTTGCACGCTGACCAACGAGAGGTAGGCTTATTCCTGATTTGGCACATCTATGCGTCACCTTTAGCATTCAAATGTTTCTAAAATGGCGTGCGCAATAATAGGCTTTATTAGATGGGTACATAATTTGCTAGGTTATTTTATCAAACGTGCTGTTACCAGAATAAATGCAGCCTAAGCTACCGCAGGAGACAACTCATCAGGATACACACATGATGGAGATTACATTCGATTTTACTttgattgttcaggttcaccatcagCAATGGTGTCACTTGAAAACAgagtccacacacacaaaaagtggtgcagcgctctaaggcactgtatgtcagtgcaagaggcttcactacagtccctggttcaaatccaggctgtatcacatccagtcgtgattgggagtcgcccacaattggcccagcgttgtccggggtaggccataattgtaaatatgaatttgttctccactcacttgcctagttaaaaaaaaaaaaaatttaaagtggcctttaagtattcagacccttgacttttccacattttgttatgttactgccttattctggattttaagaaatgtttactaatttattaaaaataaacactaaaatatcacatttacataagtttcagaccctttactttgttgacccacctttggcagcaattaagactcgagtcttcttggatattaCTTATTTAGCTACCAGCACTTCATGGTTGAAGCAGGAGAAGAGAAGCTCAATCAAGTGTGTCAAAACTTCCAAACGGTCTAAACTATTTGATAAGACGGGGGTGAAATGCCTTTGCAACCTGAATGGAAGATGCTTTATGTAGGAGCCGGTCCACGGGGTACACGAGTGTTACCAGGAACGCACATCAATCCTAGATGATTGTGCAGATCTAGCGCCCACTATCGGCTGCCTAGGCTATATAAAACGTAATCTCATTAACAACTGATTACCTTGGtcaaagattatggatatactgacaagatacatGTCTCTCCGCCCAAATAATGGGTTGTGGTCCGCAAAGAGGCACAGCGGGCTGTCTAGCTCCAGCCTATCCTTAATCTGGATTGGTGGATAAATCTCATTACTCTACTCCTTTTTTAGTTATTAAAATGAGAGTTGTTGATGTCaaccgcctgtattcaatggagagagatgcTATGCTACTAGCTTCAAtacatgaatatgcatagccattTAGAGACAACTCCAACAGTGTTTTATCTCAAATTTGACAGGATGccacgtgtcctacttatatcagtacactcttAATTTGCGCATTACAAAACTATCAAATAACCTCACGTACCAATTAAGCCATAAAAaatgttgaccaaattcgacactctcattgacctccacaCAAAAACTCCTTTCTTGGAGGGCAAACCaaaaaacgccacctgctggagggagacagactTTCCGTCGAGTTGGGCCTCTCTGCCTTTGTAAGGGAGGAGACTTCAGTTCCTTTCTTTGGCCAAATCACTCCCCTCTGCTAATGTCACCCATGTTTACCATGGCCCCCAAAAACATTTGTGTTTTCAACGATTTTTACGACACAGCCTATTTTGACTTTGTTTCTGTGGATTCTGGTTGACATCAGTTTAAGCACTGCCTTCGCCCAATCCGGATTCATCCAAATAATCAATGATGAAAACCCAAAACCAAGAAAAACTGCTGCTCTTTATTAAAAGTGCTTTGTCATTGTACAAATACAATAAGGCATACATATATTCCTTTAGCAAGACAGTTTTCTTAACATAAATATACTTTCCAGATTCCTAGATCTAGTCAAAATTAAACTGGTTAATGACCTTCAATGCTTTCTTTGAGATGGAAAGAGAGTAAGCTGGATAAATGCATCTGGAATTTCTATTTTATTTAAATATATGCGACCAAATAGAGACATCTCTTTGCATCCATCTGTTAAGTCTGGCCTTGCATTCATCCAAATTATTCCAGACACTGAAAGTCTCACTTATCTTGACATCTTTGGTAATATGTATACCTAGATATTTGTCTGTGGATTTAATTGGAATATCATGAGCCACCACAAGGTGACAGTCATGCAAGAGCCACTAATTCACACTTCCTTAATTGAAGGTGTAAAACGTAAGCTTTGGGAAATCGTTTTATGGTTCGGAGAGCTTTTGGAACCTGGACAATATTTCTCAAAAACAAACTGCCAGCTGATTTATGAAATATGGTCATCAAAAACACTCAGCTGTTCAATATCAAGAATTCTGATATTGAACAGCTAAGAATTGACAGCATTTCTGCAGCCATAAGTAAGAGTGAGAAATAGAGCAGCCTTGATTAATTCCACAACTTATGTTAAATCGTGGAGAAGTCCCTAGTGTTAAGGACACTGAGCTATTAGTGTTTTGATAAAAGGATCTAATCATGTTCCTAAACTTTCCCCCAAAACCATAAAGCTCCAAAGGACAGAAAATAAGGGTGTTCAACCATGTCAAATGTTTtgtaaaaatcaagaaaaataGTAAATCCATAATTTATCAGATTCAAGCAAGTCTTGGACCAAGTGTAGGTTGTTCTACTTGGGCTTTGACAGATTCTTGCTGTTTCATCTGTACACAAGAGATTAACAAAAATAAACTGAACCAGCACTTGTCAAAAGTGGTGTGCAACATCCCAAGTTGTCAGAAAATACAAAAATGGTGGTGGAAGATGTTTTAAGACAGTACACATATTTTTCCTGTTCTATTTCCGGCAGCTTGCCATTATAGAAAGCAAATGAGGAAAGATGCTTTATGTACGAGCCGGTCCACGAGTGTATTACCGGGAACGCACATCAATCCTAGATGATTGTGCAGATCTAGCGCCCACTATCGGCTGCCTAGGCTATATAAAACGTTCTCTCATTAACAATTGTGATTACCTTGGtcaaagattatggatatacgGACAAGATACGTCTCTCCGCCCAAATAATGGGTTGTGGTCCGCAAAGAAGCACAGTGGGCTGTCTAGCTCCCGCCTATCCTTCATCTGGATTGGTGGATAAATCTCATTATTGTGCTCCTTTTTTATATATTAAAATGAGGGTGGTTGAACCAGCACTTGCATCCCCCCCCCCTTTCTAGCTCGGACTCTAATgatggctactttgaggaaaatGTTCATTTAGATGCAAGTGATATGTgtttgtcccacctagctattttAAGATTAAAGCACcaactgtaaatcactctggattacAACATCTGCTAAATCAGGGGTTCTCAAACTTTTCCCAGTTGGGGCCCCCACTTCCAGCATTGGGTAACATCCCGTGCCCACCACTTCTATTTCCATCGGAAAAAGCACTGTCCATGACACAAACCGTTAACACCCCTCGTTGGTGGAGATAATTTTGCAGGGTTAAAGCTTATTTCCAGCAATTCTACAAATTGTCATGTGGAGGACAAAAAAAGGTCGCTTTAAAACTGCAATTCTatacatgtctaatgtgtattcatgtaaTATTTGTGTGACTAAAATATTACAACAATATCTATgggcaaaaacaaaaaaacactgcTGACAtaggctagttgatctggacatttctgacaagttataaatagctatCTAAAAAAGTATGCAATGACAAACATGACAAGAGGACCTGATGGTGCACTActcaatttcgaaattgcacattgtgcattctactattacaacgtTCAAGAGTACGTTTAAAGCCGGGCGGAGTTCTTTATAAACCCAccaaaaagtttgggaaccatgtgctaaatgactaaaatgttgaAAAATGTTTCGTTATTGAATCGCATCGGAGCCCATCGAACGTTAAATGCGTATCGAATCGTCTTGAAAGGAAAATACGCACATCCCTACTAGTAATAGTAATGCcagtactagctagctagttataaaGAAAAGTACAGTGCAGATCAAATCCTGGTTGGCAAAGTGTGTTAAACTAGATCGCTAGCTAGCTTCCGCTAATACCGCGTTAGTTATCAAGCTACTAGTAGCTAGCTTGTTGGATGTAGAACCTATGAAGTAATATTTCAGTTGAATTGATAACACGACCATTTTGATACTAACCTTTTCTTTCGTAAAAATATCAACTAGATCACGAACAGATGCTCCAGTAGGAAAAGAAGCGCTGCAAAAATGAAGAAGTGGACCAGAAAAAAACAACTCCATGATGTTGCCAAAGAGAGAACAGAAATGTAAGGATACTTTGTCGAGCTAATACCGGATATTTACGCTGACGTCAAAATGTTTTATGCCACGGAAGCCGGATAACTTAAAACAAAAACGTAACGTGACGATGTAGCGTTTTTTAAGGGCTTTGTTTTTTTATACTAATTTTGCCACCACAAATGTAATGAGTTCGTTATTGTTATACACAGTACTAATTTAATTATTGTGGTATTCCTTCCCTTTTCATTTAAATGTAACACAAATAAAACATCCACCGTCCTTTGCGACAGACACACCAACATGGCAGCTTTGTGCAAGGTCGTTTCAGGTCCGAGGACTGGCGCATGTGTGTTTCCAAAACGAGCAATTGATATTTGCAAGTCCTTATACAGCACAGATAGCGAGGAAACATCGGAAGGAAAAGCGGTGGAAGAAACGCAAAAACCAgcagccgacaaggtgaaaagtGGCTTCGCTGCAGCATATGAACAACACACAGACCTTCAGCAGAGACAAAATCAGACGGGAACTACTGTCAGACTTGGGTCTACAAGAAATGAAAAATCATTTGCGTCATTGCTACGAAATTCTCCTCTCATGCAGATGGGACCAGCAAAGGACAAAATGGTAATCGGGAAGATCTTTCACACAATCAAAGACGATTTATACATTGACTTTGGTGCCAAGTTCCATTGTGTATGTAAACGACCGACAGTGGATGGAGAGAAGTACCAGAGGGGGAGCAGGGTCCGTCTGCGTCTTGAGGACCTCGAGCTCACATCTCGCTTCCTGGGCGCGAACACCGACACAACACTACTAGAAGCAGATGCCTTTCTTCTTGGACTGATCGAGAGCAAGGACGCAAAGACCAAAGAGTAGAACAGCATTGACTCCTCCGACCAATAGACCTGCCCCAGCAGAGGACAGTTTTTCTTGTTGATGTCACTATTCCCACATGATTGTCATTTGTGACTGAGAGCTTGAACAATAAATATATCCAAATGTAATGTTTGTTTCATCTTGAGAAATCTGCTTCATCCATGTTAAATGGTCATTTAATTTACCCTGGAAGAGTCATTAAATGCCTCATGCTTAGTAAGTCATGTATAATCATAACCCAAAATAAGGTTGTAGCTTTCAAATGTTTAATCAAGATCCAATGGACTGTTAATCCTTGCATGtcaatgtttgaatatgaaagtggctacatttctccagtcccatcctACCTCTCAGCAAACCAAGTGTTGGGGGTAGCTCTTGATCATGACTCTTAAATTTCATTACATTATACTATAATTCATTGGACGAAGGTGTCTTCTGTAGGGGAGAGTTCTTTATTCATACACACCTTGTTTGCATTAGGGATTATAACTATGCATTACCATGTTCTTAATCATCTTTAGAAAATGAATAACTCAAAAGGTACATGATCAGTCAGTTTTTATTCAGTGACATTATTCGTAgaattaaaatgtgcagttcaGCATATGCATCGAAGTTACTTTTTACCTTGTCACATTGAGGAATCCCTTTCCTACATTTAGTGTTTTAATTGAAAGTACCCTCGCCAATTTTTAGACTAAAATAGCCATCTTGAGAAAAAGATTAGTTATATTTCTGTCTTTAACTGATGTAGTTTACTGTACTGAGGTATCCTAAAGACGAAGGCATCAGTACAATTTGCAGTTCATTAACAGCCTATAGCTCTACTTACTTTCTATAATCCAAGATCCCGTGAAAGGTAGCAAAAAATACATAATGTCATCATCTCTTATGATAGACTAACATCTGAATTTGATGGTTAAACAAAAGAGAGGAAAACCTAAGAGGTTTGGAATGGAACtttaaaaatacatgtattttttgcATAACGGTATGCCCTGAAAACTTTGCAATTGTATAATGCGTGCAGTGATTTATAGGCAGCGACTCCCTTAGTAGAGCATTTCATTTTCATCACGTGTAATTGACCAGTTTAAATGCAATTGCCAAGTTATTGAGCAGAGGCAGCAAAGTATTTGTGGTGGTTATTAAAATGCAGGGAGTAGCATTTTCTTTGGGATTGTTTGAGATGATGCAAGCCTTAGTTGGGTGCACTGAGATGCTTTGGAGGCTCTTTGAGGCTATGGTTGTCCTCTactatgggtgtgtatgtgtccTCTTCTACAGCATACTAGATCACCATACACTTCAACCACACATGGTCATATACAGCCACtgtgagagacaaagacagagtggATAAGGTTACGTTATCCATAGTGAATCTGTGATTAAAAGACACAAAGCATTGACATTCAAATGGTCTCACCTCTGTGACATTCATTTCAGCAGTTCCAGCGCCTTCTCTATCCAACGTCTGGAAGGCCTCTGTGAAAATAaggggaaatatatatatatttaattgtgCTTTAACACTACCTGTAATTAAGGCCATTAACTTTTCTTGAccatctgaccaatgacatctttAACCTGTAATTCGATGCATCCCCCCCGGGAAATGGGAAATGGGAAAGTATTTCCCTGCTTGCTTTTTTCAAAAGAAACACCATTGCTGAaccatttttttgttatgttggGAAGCAGAAGTAATATAAATGCCCCAATTAATAGAAGACTGCGTGGACCATTCACATGCATAGAAGCTTAATAAAGGGagacttcgggattttggcaatgaggccattTATCTACTTCGCCAGAGTtggatgaacttgtggataccatttctatgtctctgtgtccagtatgaaggcaggtagaggtagtTTCGTTAGCCAATACTAACTAGCGTTATCACAAAGACTAAGTCTATGGGTACTTGCTAGCATTCTCATtgtcaaaatcctgaagtatccctttaatgtgTGATAAGTAGAATATTAATGGAAATGATTAAGGTATGAAGATGTGATGAATGACTGTAAGCTTCAGAGGACATTACATCAATGTCTTGGTGTTGGAGGACAGAACTAGCAGTACAGACAGAAGTCAAGAATTTCTCCTGGTCCTAGTTATGAAATTATCATGTGAATTCAATCACAAAATCACAGTCCAGAAACAATTACTGGCCTAGCCCTCACCCCCCTTTGCAGATGTAGAAGAATCAGATATGTATGCAAAATTGTGAAAATGGCTCCACTAACCATTCCAATCAGGCATAGAGGAGCATACATATATCCAATACTTTCAGGACTAAATGTTGTTTCTGGACCAGGTTGTGTAGTCAAAGACAAAAAAATACATACTGAACATGGCTTCTAGCTTGACCAGACAGCAGACAAAGTTATCAAAGTCGATGACCTCGTTTTCAGCGTATCTGGCCACAAGCACCTGGTTCAGCCTGTTGTTCAGTTTGAATCCTGTGAAGATCATAAAGCATGTAACACATGAAAACCAAAGTGTTTTTCCGACATCACATACAGTTGtctaagcctggtcccagatctggttgTGTTATCATGTCAAGTCATAGTAATGCATTGGCAATAAGTGACAAGGAGTtgacatgatagcacaaacagatctgggaccaggctacagtagTCTGACTGTATAGATGAAAGCAGTGTTATCCATTGATatcaaccagtggaggctgctgaggggaggacggctcataataatggctggaacagaacgATTAGGATGGCATCAACTTATTCAGCTCCAGTcatgaccacgagcctgtccttcccaattaaggtgccaccaacctcctgtgacaaaCAGTACTGAATTACCTATAATGTCATTGACGTAATTGACAACATCAACTCTGCAATTCATAATGTGTTGTAGTGCATAAGTTATCGTTATTAGCTGTTTAATTGAAGCCCCTGGATTGTGTTCAGTAGGTACACTGTAGCAAAACCTACACGTTATTTTCAAGTGCAGGTAGCTAGTACATCTCTGTCTTACTCTATTCAAAAATACTTTTGCCCGTTTCATGTCTACTGAACAACACCAA
This sequence is a window from Oncorhynchus kisutch isolate 150728-3 linkage group LG1, Okis_V2, whole genome shotgun sequence. Protein-coding genes within it:
- the LOC109890730 gene encoding replication stress response regulator SDE2, encoding MELFFSGPLLHFCSASFPTGASVRDLVDIFTKEKGIPSSDLYVKNNGRLSELDEKLQAGAVYRLEPRLCGGKGGFGSMLRALGAQIEKTTNREACRDLSGRRLRDVNHEKEMAEWLKKQADREAEKEQRRLERLQRKLAEPKHHFTDPEYEKQCHDLSERLEDSVLKGMQASSSGLVKVDEAPKRKKPPPNKGQGKSKKKCFWTGVGGLDDLDSSEDDDDASDSGNSPSTSASGSGVPDCPVTGATSAHTSASQSRAEQTATPEAPRASSNSISGPSSPESPAEVQTQSQAEIATSGSGEQKDVVPTEETFPKTDNLSAAQSSVNQAACEDGPLDLQAVHSDKELETLGLDRLKAELIARGMKCGGTLSERAARLFSTVGLSAEDIDPALLAKPSKKQ